The Shewanella sp. MTB7 genome includes a window with the following:
- the nrfA gene encoding ammonia-forming nitrite reductase cytochrome c552 subunit, which yields MVRILSRKSFALSALVAASMMASSVMASDETEPRNEQYKEKFSKQYNSWHDTSKSVEIIDALEQDPNLVVLWAGYGFAKDYNKARGHMYAVTDLRNTLRSGAPKQDSDGPMPMACWSCKSPDVPRMIEEQGEDGYFSGKWYKGGAEIVNTIGCSDCHEKGKSKLRISRPFAERGMEAIGTPFDKASRKDKQSMVCGQCHVEYYFEKAGDKKGFVKFPWDKGTTVEDMEAYYDGIEFSDWTHKLSKTPMLKAQHPGYETWQLGMHGKNNVSCTDCHMPKVKNAEGRKFTDHKVGNPFDRFEETCGSCHEQSKEFMVNLDNERKAKVKEIQLRAEVQLVKAHFEAAAAWEAGATEAEMKPILTDIRHGQWRWDYAIASHGVASHAPDEALRVLATAVDKAADARVKLAQLLAKKGVKQPISYPDISTKAKAQAAMGMDMKKMNADKAEFKKTELPKWDAEAKKREATY from the coding sequence ATGGTGAGAATATTATCTAGAAAATCCTTTGCACTAAGTGCATTGGTCGCAGCAAGCATGATGGCTTCAAGCGTAATGGCGAGCGATGAAACTGAGCCGCGTAATGAGCAATATAAAGAAAAATTTTCTAAGCAATACAACAGCTGGCATGATACTTCTAAAAGTGTTGAGATTATCGATGCGCTTGAGCAAGATCCTAACCTCGTTGTTTTGTGGGCAGGTTATGGGTTTGCTAAAGATTATAACAAGGCACGTGGCCATATGTATGCGGTTACTGATCTGCGTAATACATTGCGTAGCGGTGCTCCAAAGCAAGACTCTGACGGACCTATGCCGATGGCATGTTGGTCTTGTAAGAGCCCAGACGTACCTCGTATGATCGAAGAGCAAGGTGAAGACGGTTATTTTTCTGGTAAGTGGTACAAAGGTGGTGCTGAAATAGTCAACACTATCGGTTGTAGCGATTGTCACGAGAAGGGTAAATCTAAGCTACGTATCTCTCGACCATTCGCAGAGCGTGGTATGGAAGCAATTGGTACCCCATTTGATAAAGCATCACGTAAAGACAAACAATCTATGGTGTGTGGTCAGTGTCATGTCGAGTACTACTTCGAGAAGGCAGGCGATAAGAAAGGTTTTGTGAAGTTCCCATGGGATAAAGGCACTACAGTTGAAGATATGGAAGCATATTACGACGGCATTGAATTCTCAGATTGGACTCACAAACTGTCTAAGACACCTATGTTGAAAGCGCAGCACCCAGGTTATGAAACTTGGCAGTTAGGTATGCACGGTAAGAACAACGTAAGTTGTACAGACTGTCATATGCCTAAGGTGAAGAATGCAGAAGGTCGTAAGTTTACCGATCATAAAGTAGGTAACCCCTTCGATCGTTTCGAAGAGACCTGTGGTTCTTGTCATGAGCAGAGCAAAGAGTTCATGGTTAACCTTGATAATGAGCGCAAAGCTAAGGTTAAAGAGATTCAGCTTAGAGCTGAAGTTCAGCTAGTTAAAGCTCACTTCGAAGCTGCTGCAGCGTGGGAAGCGGGTGCTACTGAAGCTGAAATGAAGCCGATCCTTACCGATATCCGTCACGGCCAATGGCGTTGGGATTATGCCATCGCCTCTCATGGTGTTGCATCACACGCGCCAGATGAAGCGCTACGTGTTCTAGCTACTGCGGTAGATAAAGCAGCGGATGCTCGTGTTAAGTTAGCTCAACTTCTTGCTAAGAAAGGCGTTAAGCAACCGATTTCTTACCCTGATATCTCTACTAAAGCTAAAGCACAAGCCGCTATGGGTATGGATATGAAGAAGATGAATGCTGACAAGGCTGAGTTCAAGAAAACTGAACTACCTAAGTGGGATGCTGAAGCTAAAAAGCGTGAAGCAACTTACTAA
- a CDS encoding response regulator, with protein MGKPYSVLVVDDHPLLRRGICQLITSDSDFTLFGEAGSGLDALSAIEESEPDIILLDLNMKGMTGLDTLNALRQEGVTSRIVILTVSDAKQDVIRIIRAGADGYLLKDTEPDLLLEKLKSAMLGHRVISDAVEDYLYELKDAVDEEDWLSNLTPRELQILELVAEGKSNRMISELLHISEGTVKVHVKNLLRKGRAKSRTEMAVRYLNQ; from the coding sequence ATGGGTAAACCATATTCAGTTCTCGTTGTCGATGATCATCCACTGCTACGTCGTGGGATCTGCCAATTAATTACTTCAGACTCTGACTTTACCCTTTTTGGAGAAGCGGGTAGTGGATTAGATGCATTATCAGCCATAGAAGAAAGTGAACCAGATATCATCTTATTAGACCTCAATATGAAGGGCATGACGGGCTTAGACACTCTCAATGCACTTCGACAAGAAGGAGTCACTTCTCGTATCGTCATATTAACCGTGTCCGATGCTAAGCAAGACGTTATTCGTATCATCCGTGCAGGCGCTGACGGTTATCTATTAAAAGATACTGAACCAGACCTGCTACTGGAAAAGTTAAAAAGTGCCATGCTCGGTCACAGAGTCATCAGCGACGCTGTCGAAGATTACCTCTATGAGCTCAAAGATGCAGTCGATGAAGAAGACTGGCTCAGCAATTTAACCCCAAGAGAGTTACAAATATTAGAGCTGGTTGCTGAAGGCAAGAGTAACCGCATGATCTCCGAGCTGTTACACATCAGCGAAGGAACGGTAAAGGTTCATGTAAAGAATCTACTTAGAAAGGGTCGTGCCAAATCGAGAACCGAAATGGCTGTACGTTATTTGAATCAATAG
- a CDS encoding SlyX family protein, with translation MEQLAQRVEDLEMKLAFQESTIEELDQQMIKLNDLLAFQQQQLRLLISKLQSVEPSNMASQSEEAPPPHY, from the coding sequence ATGGAACAATTAGCCCAAAGAGTCGAAGATCTTGAGATGAAACTAGCCTTCCAAGAAAGCACCATCGAAGAACTCGACCAGCAAATGATCAAATTAAACGATCTACTTGCATTTCAACAGCAACAACTGCGTTTACTTATCAGTAAGCTTCAGAGTGTAGAGCCGAGCAATATGGCATCTCAGTCAGAAGAGGCACCACCACCTCATTATTAA
- a CDS encoding COG3014 family protein yields the protein MKKWLLIPLFSLLLSGCAFNSIFINYPSQISPVKAQINTNEPTKDIDDLTDKISGADGLLYAQEAGRVAQIAGDFEASKLFYQAAVSDYLAFDDQATLSASELGATASSLFINDNVIPYRGPGYERIMLHQYQALNYLFSGDKEGALVEVRRSNNLQSSEQAKYQKSNASVQAIANGTIDAEVNKLGQAAGTVTSSFLNAYSYYITGVLHEVLGEPNDAFIDYRKAAQISPNNPYLQKDLVRLAKQLAMPQADEFEKRWGKANLAKKGQGEVIMLIERGFVDEKQSLTVPFRVNGSWQTASLATYPLNSRPIPNGKIKGLGKTLTASPIANIDALAITALKEELPAALVRQAARAYAKAEMARRVRSESKSRNNETDFGSIAMQIFNVVTEQADRRSWLTLPKQAQIVRTYLNQGEYSIQLDGSSTAEIEVKSGRTTLVWVIDTGNYTRFYSIII from the coding sequence ATGAAGAAGTGGCTACTCATCCCACTGTTCAGCTTACTGCTTTCCGGCTGCGCATTTAACAGTATTTTCATTAATTATCCCTCTCAAATATCCCCAGTTAAAGCTCAGATCAATACTAATGAGCCAACCAAAGATATTGACGATCTTACCGATAAGATTTCAGGAGCCGATGGCCTACTTTATGCTCAGGAAGCGGGTAGAGTCGCCCAAATAGCCGGGGATTTTGAAGCCAGCAAGTTATTTTACCAAGCTGCGGTATCTGACTATTTAGCCTTTGACGATCAAGCGACCCTCAGTGCCTCCGAGCTCGGCGCCACCGCTAGCAGTTTATTTATCAATGATAATGTGATCCCCTATCGTGGCCCAGGCTACGAACGCATCATGTTGCATCAGTATCAAGCGCTCAATTACCTCTTCAGTGGTGATAAAGAAGGTGCCTTGGTAGAAGTCCGGCGTAGCAACAACTTACAAAGCTCTGAACAAGCCAAATATCAGAAATCTAACGCGTCGGTACAGGCCATTGCCAACGGTACCATAGATGCAGAGGTAAATAAGTTAGGCCAAGCTGCAGGAACGGTAACCAGTTCATTTTTAAACGCCTATAGTTATTACATCACCGGAGTGCTCCACGAGGTATTAGGCGAGCCAAATGATGCCTTTATCGATTATCGTAAAGCAGCACAAATATCTCCTAATAATCCTTATCTACAAAAGGATCTCGTCAGGTTAGCGAAGCAACTTGCTATGCCTCAGGCTGATGAATTTGAAAAGCGTTGGGGTAAGGCTAACTTAGCGAAAAAAGGTCAAGGAGAAGTGATCATGCTAATCGAGCGCGGCTTCGTAGATGAAAAGCAAAGTCTTACCGTTCCTTTTCGTGTAAACGGCAGCTGGCAAACGGCCTCACTGGCGACTTATCCTTTAAACTCTCGCCCAATTCCCAACGGGAAAATAAAAGGACTAGGTAAAACATTAACGGCCTCACCGATAGCCAATATCGACGCTCTGGCCATTACGGCATTAAAAGAAGAACTGCCTGCCGCCTTAGTTCGTCAAGCTGCCAGAGCTTATGCTAAAGCTGAGATGGCAAGGAGAGTTCGTAGCGAATCAAAATCCCGCAACAATGAAACCGATTTTGGCTCAATCGCCATGCAGATATTCAATGTCGTCACAGAGCAGGCAGATCGCCGCAGTTGGTTAACTTTACCCAAGCAAGCTCAAATAGTACGTACTTACCTTAATCAAGGAGAGTATTCAATCCAGCTCGACGGATCTTCTACCGCAGAAATAGAGGTAAAAAGTGGAAGAACTACATTGGTTTGGGTGATCGACACTGGTAATTACACCCGTTTTTATTCAATAATCATATAA
- a CDS encoding ERAP1-like C-terminal domain-containing protein: MERNKTKHRQQISELSYQLMLSISEKPEFSAISKIKFNLVDSQRPLSLALKQAQVHSFNINGHKIYPNYDGKHFQLNQRLLNNGSNSIEINYSGTLAAQNSGLNRVVDPSDNRVYLYSDFNEDNTSLLLPQFKQASLKASYQLSISAPKSWTLITTMKETEITEKGEFNLWQFPASPKLSAEQLPLYAGPFKVWQDKIQTFNLRLMTRQSNKETIDASLWFSIIKDQLIDFTERFGTPYPYQKYDQIISPYNSSTPHKVIASAGMSSFYEKTIPAGEQVTETIRQSLISGISYGVASQWVNSLTDYYWSQNGVLTKDTMLDSLVLYMTTQSLAATGEFPQIWHQFYLNNKRYAYAQDSLLTTYQDTDKHTLTNSYKGVAILKQLEYQFGTEKFKLALTTLLQSHARNPVTLAAFITELEISTKRDLSHWEVSQLQQVGVNSIKVDFRCSNNRITAFSLLQSPTNNKHTELQKLPEQKVTLGLYTKGRSQLHRNLDVVVTYWGAKTDIKRLIGVRCPDLVYPNEHDWGYVKAVLDETSAKTAMLELNKVQDPLLKSMLWQSLWESVLNGELPLDQYLGAVFINLPQEQDSSVLVQVLQTLIQSKVYLNLMYPIHLSYTRRALKGLEQMSLRKSMFYQDKPALQQIWFNAYIQFSSSHQALEHLIQLIEGSTKINGLTLNQETRWKIIHQINRYDHIKSKDLLLAEKKKDSSQTGVNASISASISRPETNLKEHWLTRIHSNERFDDLTLDTVIPYLYPSEQKQQSAITSTLRIDNLGELDNRKHAAFMQRYVSYLIPTQCDRRGIVTLDKALIKYSAQLSQESDKPTLSKVTYNALRKAHQEELRCIRIKDRLLQ; this comes from the coding sequence GTGGAAAGAAATAAAACAAAGCACCGACAGCAAATCTCTGAACTCAGCTACCAACTAATGCTGTCCATTAGTGAGAAGCCGGAATTTAGCGCAATCAGCAAGATAAAGTTCAATCTTGTAGATAGCCAACGTCCACTCAGCTTAGCGCTTAAGCAGGCACAGGTTCACTCTTTCAATATCAATGGCCATAAGATCTACCCCAATTATGATGGTAAACACTTCCAACTAAACCAACGCTTATTGAATAATGGCAGCAATAGTATTGAAATAAATTACTCTGGCACCTTGGCTGCCCAAAATAGCGGATTGAACCGCGTGGTAGACCCGAGTGACAATCGAGTCTACTTATACTCAGATTTTAATGAAGACAATACGAGTCTACTGCTCCCACAGTTCAAGCAAGCCTCCCTGAAAGCCAGTTACCAGCTGAGTATTAGTGCACCCAAAAGCTGGACCTTAATTACCACCATGAAAGAAACAGAGATCACAGAGAAAGGTGAATTTAATCTCTGGCAATTTCCAGCAAGCCCAAAACTAAGCGCCGAACAACTTCCTCTCTATGCAGGGCCCTTTAAAGTTTGGCAAGACAAGATACAGACCTTCAATCTAAGGCTCATGACTCGACAATCCAACAAAGAAACTATTGATGCTTCTCTGTGGTTTTCTATAATCAAGGATCAGCTGATTGATTTTACCGAACGTTTTGGGACTCCCTACCCTTATCAGAAGTACGATCAGATTATTAGCCCTTATAATAGCTCCACGCCCCACAAGGTCATCGCCAGCGCTGGAATGAGCAGCTTTTATGAAAAAACCATTCCAGCGGGCGAACAAGTAACTGAGACAATAAGACAAAGCTTAATTTCAGGCATCAGCTATGGCGTGGCCTCACAATGGGTAAATAGTCTCACAGACTATTATTGGTCTCAAAATGGAGTGTTAACCAAAGACACTATGCTCGATAGTTTAGTGCTCTACATGACGACACAATCTTTGGCCGCTACCGGTGAATTCCCACAGATTTGGCACCAATTCTATCTGAACAACAAACGCTACGCTTACGCGCAAGATAGTTTACTTACTACATATCAAGATACAGACAAACACACCTTAACAAACTCATACAAGGGCGTCGCGATTCTCAAGCAGTTGGAGTATCAATTTGGCACTGAAAAATTCAAACTGGCACTGACAACGCTACTGCAATCACATGCGCGCAATCCAGTCACGCTAGCAGCCTTTATAACTGAGCTTGAGATAAGCACTAAACGGGATCTTAGTCACTGGGAAGTGAGCCAGTTACAACAAGTAGGTGTAAACAGTATTAAGGTTGACTTTAGGTGCAGTAACAACCGCATAACGGCTTTTAGCCTACTACAATCACCGACTAACAATAAACATACAGAACTACAAAAACTACCAGAACAGAAAGTGACATTAGGTTTATACACTAAGGGCCGATCTCAGCTACATCGCAACCTAGATGTTGTTGTCACCTATTGGGGGGCTAAAACAGATATCAAGCGGCTTATCGGGGTTAGATGTCCAGATCTTGTTTATCCCAACGAGCATGATTGGGGTTATGTAAAAGCCGTACTCGATGAAACATCGGCCAAGACTGCAATGCTTGAGCTCAATAAAGTGCAGGATCCATTGCTTAAGTCCATGTTATGGCAAAGCCTATGGGAGAGTGTCTTAAATGGAGAACTTCCACTGGATCAATATTTAGGTGCCGTATTCATTAACTTGCCCCAAGAACAAGACAGCAGTGTGTTAGTTCAGGTGTTACAAACCCTTATTCAAAGCAAAGTTTATCTGAACCTGATGTATCCCATACACCTAAGTTACACTCGCAGAGCACTTAAAGGGCTAGAACAGATGAGCCTGAGAAAGTCTATGTTCTACCAAGATAAACCAGCGCTTCAACAGATCTGGTTTAATGCTTATATTCAGTTTTCCAGCAGTCACCAAGCACTCGAACATTTAATCCAGTTAATTGAAGGCTCGACTAAAATTAACGGACTAACACTAAACCAAGAGACTCGCTGGAAAATTATCCATCAAATTAACCGTTATGATCATATCAAGAGTAAAGATTTACTGTTGGCCGAAAAGAAAAAAGACAGTTCACAAACGGGTGTAAACGCCTCCATCTCAGCCTCAATTTCTCGACCTGAAACCAATCTAAAAGAACACTGGTTAACTCGGATTCATAGTAATGAACGCTTCGACGATTTAACACTAGATACCGTCATTCCTTACCTCTATCCAAGTGAACAAAAGCAACAGAGTGCGATAACCTCTACACTTAGAATCGATAACTTAGGCGAACTGGATAACCGAAAGCATGCTGCATTTATGCAACGCTATGTAAGTTACTTGATCCCCACTCAATGCGATCGCAGAGGCATTGTTACTCTTGACAAGGCTTTGATTAAATATTCAGCTCAGCTCTCTCAAGAGTCAGATAAACCCACATTATCAAAAGTCACCTATAATGCTCTTCGCAAAGCCCACCAAGAGGAGCTTCGTTGCATAAGAATCAAGGATCGGTTACTTCAGTAA
- a CDS encoding YacL family protein: MEYEFRRNTLTGTVMASFSMDHEALGFWLVEELGECTDKYAEICQVVAQLQSNQLLHWRMVGKALSLELDSEQARIFANELENGEEFELEYAMSLYDGESEAYCGLEDFQSALDSWHTFLNETH; encoded by the coding sequence ATGGAATATGAATTTCGACGTAATACCTTAACGGGCACGGTTATGGCCAGCTTTAGCATGGACCATGAGGCATTAGGTTTTTGGTTGGTTGAAGAGCTAGGGGAATGTACCGATAAGTATGCCGAGATATGTCAGGTAGTGGCTCAACTGCAGTCAAATCAGTTGCTGCATTGGCGTATGGTGGGTAAGGCTCTGTCTCTAGAGTTGGATTCCGAGCAGGCTAGAATTTTTGCCAATGAACTGGAAAATGGCGAAGAGTTTGAACTTGAATATGCCATGTCTCTTTATGACGGCGAATCAGAAGCTTATTGTGGTTTAGAGGATTTTCAGTCTGCGCTTGATAGTTGGCATACCTTCTTAAATGAAACCCACTAG
- the lpoB gene encoding penicillin-binding protein activator LpoB produces the protein MKHFKLIFLLAAAIGLAGCQSKVQYGDATEVETVNENFGSTDLQAITAKMVDSMLTFPPVMVLTANDRPIIFVDKIKNKTSEHIDTESVTDSISNKLLRSGKFRFIDMTKVDSVRKQLDYQNNAGMVDPSTAISFGRQIGAQYMLYGNLSSIVKQDGSTKDVYYKMTMRLMDLETGLIEWSDEKEIRKVKSKSFLGL, from the coding sequence ATGAAACATTTCAAACTTATTTTTCTACTAGCAGCCGCTATCGGACTCGCAGGTTGCCAATCTAAAGTGCAATACGGGGATGCCACTGAAGTGGAAACCGTTAATGAAAACTTTGGTTCTACCGATCTACAAGCTATCACGGCTAAGATGGTTGATAGTATGCTGACTTTCCCTCCTGTGATGGTATTAACGGCTAACGATCGTCCCATTATTTTTGTCGACAAGATCAAAAACAAAACCTCTGAACATATCGATACAGAATCTGTTACCGATTCAATCAGCAATAAGCTACTAAGATCCGGCAAATTTCGCTTTATCGATATGACTAAGGTTGATTCGGTTCGCAAGCAGTTGGATTATCAGAACAATGCAGGCATGGTTGACCCATCAACGGCCATCAGTTTTGGTCGTCAAATTGGCGCTCAGTATATGCTTTATGGCAATCTTTCCAGCATCGTGAAGCAGGACGGTAGCACTAAAGATGTTTACTACAAGATGACCATGCGTTTGATGGATCTGGAAACAGGCTTAATAGAATGGTCTGATGAGAAAGAGATCCGTAAAGTAAAATCTAAGTCGTTTCTAGGTTTATAA
- the yfcE gene encoding phosphodiesterase: MKLFFASDIHGCFESAQRMMAAFEQSGAQHLLLLGDILNHGPRNAIPQGYAPLKVVELLNAYGDKIVAVRGNCDSEVDQMLLNFPMMADYNWVLLPDGRRLFLTHGHLYRDDNSAYLNAGDIIASGHTHLAVAEKLGEIILFNPGSVTIPRGEDKASYGLLEDNRLSVMTFDGDEISSCMLD; the protein is encoded by the coding sequence ATGAAACTATTTTTCGCCTCAGATATTCACGGTTGTTTCGAGAGTGCACAGAGGATGATGGCTGCCTTCGAACAGAGCGGTGCTCAGCACTTATTGCTATTAGGCGATATTCTCAACCATGGTCCGAGAAATGCTATCCCTCAAGGCTATGCGCCGTTGAAAGTGGTTGAGCTACTTAATGCATATGGGGATAAGATCGTTGCAGTGCGGGGCAATTGCGACAGTGAAGTGGATCAGATGCTGCTTAATTTTCCAATGATGGCGGATTACAACTGGGTATTGCTCCCTGATGGTCGGCGACTCTTTCTTACTCATGGACATCTTTATCGCGACGATAATTCGGCGTACCTTAACGCTGGAGACATCATAGCCTCGGGACACACACATCTAGCGGTTGCCGAAAAGCTGGGCGAGATAATCCTCTTTAATCCAGGTTCAGTGACGATTCCTAGAGGTGAGGATAAGGCAAGTTATGGCCTGCTTGAAGATAATAGATTGAGTGTGATGACGTTCGATGGGGATGAGATAAGCAGTTGTATGCTAGATTAA
- the fkpA gene encoding FKBP-type peptidyl-prolyl cis-trans isomerase translates to MKSIYKISLVALAVMGLSACNQDQKTTETVANVELTTEAQQQAYSVGASIGKYMSGHIKEQEELGMPVDRSLIITGFSNGLNDELKLTEEEMQTVLQSLDEKLNEKRQTQATALAEKALADSAAFLEANKVKEGVVTTESGLQYEVLTPGTGEMPVAEDTVEVHYVGTLTDGTEFDSSVARGEPAKFPLNRVIPGWTEGVQLMPVGAKYKFVIPAELAYGENDTGTIPANSTLVFEVELLSIEKAAAPTAEAATEVQAQ, encoded by the coding sequence ATGAAATCAATTTACAAAATATCACTGGTTGCGTTGGCCGTAATGGGCCTGTCAGCTTGTAATCAAGATCAAAAAACAACTGAAACTGTTGCTAATGTTGAATTGACAACAGAGGCACAGCAACAAGCATACAGCGTTGGGGCATCAATTGGTAAGTATATGTCTGGTCATATCAAAGAGCAGGAAGAGCTTGGCATGCCTGTCGATCGTAGCCTTATCATCACAGGATTCAGTAATGGCTTAAACGATGAGTTAAAGCTGACTGAAGAGGAGATGCAGACGGTACTACAGAGTCTTGATGAGAAACTAAATGAGAAACGTCAGACACAAGCAACAGCTTTAGCTGAGAAAGCGTTAGCAGATAGCGCTGCTTTCCTTGAAGCTAATAAGGTTAAAGAAGGCGTCGTGACAACAGAATCTGGTCTTCAGTATGAAGTCTTAACTCCTGGAACTGGCGAGATGCCTGTGGCAGAAGATACGGTTGAAGTTCATTACGTAGGTACTCTAACTGACGGTACAGAGTTTGATAGCTCAGTTGCTCGTGGTGAGCCAGCTAAGTTCCCGCTCAATCGTGTTATTCCTGGTTGGACTGAAGGTGTACAGTTAATGCCTGTTGGTGCCAAGTACAAGTTCGTGATCCCAGCTGAACTTGCTTACGGTGAGAATGATACTGGTACTATTCCTGCAAATTCAACCTTAGTATTTGAAGTTGAACTTCTCTCTATCGAGAAAGCTGCAGCTCCTACTGCTGAAGCAGCAACAGAAGTACAAGCTCAATAA
- the narQ gene encoding nitrate/nitrite two-component system sensor histidine kinase NarQ, which yields MKNGSLTSTILGLMLTLILLSSGLATFAIINLSYSLGDARTINASGSLRMQSYRLMFYANSGSNEAEKKIEEFENTLYSGALKRSIVWYSPNALADQYRLVIEKWQVMKLYILEENSRRYAASLKDFVATIDLLVLEMEQHAAFKLKLLAASQIFGLGLMLFIAFLAVRFTKKKVVIPLKKMMDSANTISKGNFNIQMPKTEYVELTSLSHALESTAKELSALYSDLEAQVEEKTLALTRSNNELTLLYNNLVILHSGILEITTLKKVLNQLSQHEPHTFLRLVIAQDQEDKQVIETDRGWPQVPTNQIHYPLIFENYKLGYLEVISDAPNHPLFGNFAIMIARSIVIFNAGEQKQQLALMEERGVIARELHDSLGQILSFLKIQVNLLSKGLDSACRSPQVEGQIAEINEGVNTAYVQLRELLSTFRLTMSDPNLCHALEVMLEQLRSQSKISISMDYKLPLQLLGAHQHIHVLQLTREATLNAIKHAQAKHIKIVCYKSSDTHVTISISDDGIGIEKIRERDQHFGIGIMHERASRLSGIVEFSSNARGGTSVTLTFPPQQKPA from the coding sequence ATGAAAAACGGTAGTCTAACATCCACCATTTTAGGGTTAATGTTAACGCTAATTTTACTTTCAAGTGGCTTAGCAACCTTTGCCATCATCAACCTGTCCTACAGCTTAGGGGATGCTCGAACCATCAATGCATCAGGGTCTCTGCGAATGCAAAGTTATCGGTTGATGTTTTATGCTAATTCCGGCAGCAATGAAGCTGAGAAGAAAATAGAAGAATTTGAAAACACCTTATATTCCGGAGCATTAAAGCGATCCATTGTCTGGTATAGCCCCAATGCATTAGCAGACCAATATCGACTTGTTATCGAAAAGTGGCAGGTAATGAAACTCTATATTCTGGAGGAAAACTCTCGACGCTATGCAGCCTCATTAAAAGACTTTGTCGCCACCATAGATCTACTGGTACTAGAAATGGAGCAACATGCAGCTTTTAAATTAAAGTTGTTAGCTGCAAGCCAAATTTTTGGCTTAGGTTTAATGCTTTTTATTGCATTTCTCGCAGTTCGTTTTACTAAGAAGAAAGTCGTAATACCATTGAAGAAAATGATGGACTCAGCCAATACCATCTCAAAAGGGAACTTCAATATTCAAATGCCTAAAACTGAGTATGTTGAACTGACCTCATTAAGTCACGCCTTAGAGAGTACGGCTAAAGAACTTTCCGCACTCTACAGTGATCTTGAAGCCCAGGTTGAAGAAAAAACCCTTGCCTTAACTCGGTCTAACAATGAACTCACCTTACTCTATAACAATCTGGTCATACTGCACTCAGGTATTCTAGAAATTACTACACTCAAAAAAGTCTTAAATCAACTGAGTCAGCATGAACCACATACTTTTTTGCGTCTCGTCATCGCTCAAGACCAAGAAGATAAACAAGTCATTGAAACTGATCGCGGTTGGCCTCAGGTACCCACAAATCAGATACATTACCCATTAATATTTGAAAATTACAAACTGGGTTATCTAGAAGTTATTTCTGATGCGCCAAATCACCCACTTTTTGGCAATTTCGCTATCATGATTGCTCGCTCTATCGTCATATTCAATGCTGGAGAACAGAAGCAACAACTTGCTTTAATGGAAGAGCGAGGCGTGATAGCCAGAGAGTTACATGACTCGTTAGGTCAGATCCTATCTTTTTTAAAAATTCAGGTAAATTTGCTTTCTAAAGGATTGGACAGTGCTTGTAGAAGCCCCCAAGTTGAAGGACAAATAGCAGAGATAAATGAAGGAGTTAACACCGCCTATGTGCAATTAAGAGAACTATTGTCAACGTTCAGGCTCACAATGAGTGATCCGAATCTGTGCCATGCACTCGAAGTCATGCTAGAGCAACTTAGGAGCCAATCTAAAATCTCAATCTCAATGGATTATAAGTTACCATTACAACTTCTGGGGGCACATCAGCACATACACGTGTTACAACTGACCCGAGAGGCGACACTTAATGCTATCAAGCATGCACAAGCTAAACACATAAAAATTGTCTGTTATAAAAGCTCAGATACCCATGTAACAATCAGTATCAGTGATGATGGTATCGGAATAGAGAAGATCAGGGAACGAGATCAACACTTTGGAATAGGTATTATGCATGAGCGTGCGAGCCGCTTATCGGGTATAGTGGAGTTTAGCAGCAATGCTAGAGGGGGAACTTCCGTGACACTGACTTTTCCTCCTCAACAAAAACCTGCTTAA